A genomic stretch from Campylobacter lari subsp. concheus includes:
- the flgK gene encoding flagellar hook-associated protein FlgK, which translates to MGIFDSLYTGVSGIRAAELQINTTGNNIANADAVFYTRQRAVQSSSMSLDRGGLHLGTGTQIDTIKRLHDEHSYYELKNATTQQNYTNYLGQILQEASQRFPDMQGTGILQDYKNYYDAWNNFASNPSDGASKIDLVNSANVLTQNIQKTLQDLNKMQQTVNEQIRQTVDEINNIGQEIANINKQLENEEVLPTDNANQLRDRRDELELRLSKLVDAVAWKGKSSQDSTLESTMTDSGRYYDLSIQGFSIVNGSSFHPLKLDDNNPNGFYQIYYEVNDENRYDLTSKISGGQLGAQLDLRGRNYDGNHDTYSDGILQEYKDMLNTFTKTLITQTNNVYAQAATDKVNSDDLKSLKPDTSLMNYDKNIQAGSFNITVYNEKGDPVATRTIKIDINTTIEDVVKQINADIDDNHDGKPDNDLNDYFQAFYHYDGKSDSGNFQINSLKKGYKIAFKDNGTNFPGALNVSSFFNGQDANNINVNSSIRNDPNSLKASSNGVDGNNDIANAMLQLQNQKVNFYNKDGTVDTMTLDGYYRKFTGQIASNAESNGFAHATNMTVFNTAYAEYQSKSGVNTNEELAALIQYQASYGAAAKIVTTVDQMLETLLGLKS; encoded by the coding sequence ATGGGAATTTTTGATAGCTTATATACTGGAGTTAGTGGCATAAGAGCCGCTGAGCTTCAAATTAACACAACAGGTAATAATATTGCTAATGCAGATGCTGTATTTTACACTAGACAAAGAGCTGTACAAAGCTCAAGCATGTCTCTTGATAGAGGTGGTTTGCATCTAGGAACAGGTACACAAATTGACACCATAAAAAGATTACACGATGAACATTCTTACTATGAATTAAAAAATGCCACCACTCAGCAAAACTACACAAATTATTTGGGGCAAATTTTACAAGAAGCAAGTCAAAGATTTCCTGATATGCAAGGAACTGGTATTTTACAAGATTATAAAAATTATTATGATGCATGGAACAACTTTGCTTCTAATCCAAGTGATGGAGCAAGTAAAATAGATCTTGTTAATAGTGCAAATGTATTAACTCAAAATATACAAAAAACTTTGCAAGATCTTAATAAAATGCAACAAACCGTCAATGAACAAATCAGACAAACTGTAGATGAGATCAATAATATTGGTCAAGAAATTGCAAATATCAATAAACAACTTGAAAACGAAGAAGTTTTACCAACTGATAATGCCAATCAACTAAGAGATAGAAGAGATGAACTTGAACTTAGGCTTTCAAAGTTAGTTGACGCAGTAGCTTGGAAAGGCAAAAGCTCTCAAGATAGTACGTTAGAATCCACTATGACTGATTCTGGAAGATATTATGATTTAAGTATTCAAGGTTTTAGTATAGTAAACGGCTCTAGCTTCCACCCCTTAAAACTAGATGATAATAATCCTAATGGATTTTATCAAATTTATTATGAAGTTAATGATGAAAATCGCTATGACCTAACTAGTAAAATTTCAGGCGGACAACTTGGAGCCCAACTTGACCTTAGAGGTAGAAATTACGATGGTAATCATGATACTTATAGCGATGGAATATTACAAGAGTATAAAGACATGCTCAATACTTTTACAAAAACACTTATAACTCAAACTAATAATGTCTATGCTCAAGCAGCAACTGATAAAGTAAATTCAGATGATTTAAAAAGCCTAAAACCCGATACTTCTTTGATGAATTATGATAAAAATATTCAAGCAGGAAGTTTTAACATCACAGTTTATAATGAAAAAGGCGATCCTGTCGCTACTAGAACCATAAAAATAGATATTAACACCACCATAGAAGATGTTGTAAAACAAATCAATGCGGATATAGATGATAACCATGACGGAAAACCTGATAATGATTTAAATGATTATTTTCAAGCCTTTTATCACTATGATGGAAAAAGCGATAGTGGAAATTTTCAAATTAATAGCCTAAAAAAAGGTTATAAAATAGCTTTTAAAGATAATGGCACAAATTTTCCTGGTGCTTTAAATGTATCTTCATTTTTCAATGGCCAAGATGCAAACAATATCAATGTAAATTCAAGTATTAGAAATGATCCTAATAGCTTAAAAGCAAGTTCAAATGGGGTTGATGGAAATAACGATATAGCTAACGCTATGTTACAACTTCAAAATCAAAAAGTAAATTTTTATAATAAAGATGGCACAGTTGATACTATGACTTTAGATGGATATTATAGAAAATTTACAGGTCAAATCGCATCAAATGCTGAAAGTAATGGTTTTGCACATGCAACTAATATGACAGTATTTAACACAGCCTATGCAGAATACCAATCAAAAAGTGGCGTAAATACTAACGAAGAATTAGCAGCGCTTATACAATATCAAGCAAGTTATGGTGCTGCAGCTAAAATCGTAACTACTGTTGATCAAATGCTTGAAACCTTACTTGGTTTAAAATCTTAA
- a CDS encoding flagellar protein FlgN yields the protein MVKQYLDETNSILEKLINLTLEDIAQIQAANHKHVSKSVEEKTKLISDFQIAKKNLDKALVELSNQGNNKGLDELLDDEDKEKLALLKQNLNTLHQKNKEYAKLALIIKNFYDNLLNVMFEQNGTNNAYGDNKTIPDSLFKINV from the coding sequence ATGGTTAAACAATATTTAGATGAAACAAATTCTATTTTAGAAAAACTCATCAATCTTACTTTAGAAGATATAGCACAAATTCAAGCTGCTAATCATAAACATGTAAGTAAAAGTGTTGAGGAAAAAACTAAACTTATAAGTGATTTTCAAATTGCTAAAAAAAATCTTGACAAGGCTTTAGTAGAACTTAGCAACCAAGGAAACAATAAAGGCTTAGATGAGCTTTTAGATGATGAAGATAAAGAAAAACTTGCTCTTTTAAAGCAAAATTTAAACACCTTACACCAAAAAAATAAAGAATACGCCAAACTAGCTCTTATTATTAAAAATTTTTACGACAATCTTTTAAATGTAATGTTTGAACAAAATGGAACAAATAATGCTTATGGAGACAATAAAACTATTCCAGATTCATTGTTTAAGATTAATGTTTAA
- a CDS encoding rod-binding protein: protein MRIDNYLANKNYSSELYESITKHNNSYKAAKNYADSAFKNDLTHIQALNDEDKALKEQTDAFEAFLVKSVLDISLKQENSLFGKDASDEIYSSMYNDTMSKALSGGLGFSKLLFDYLKERG, encoded by the coding sequence ATGAGAATTGATAATTATTTAGCGAACAAAAACTATAGTAGCGAACTTTATGAAAGTATTACTAAACACAACAATAGCTACAAGGCTGCTAAAAATTATGCAGATAGTGCTTTTAAAAATGATTTAACTCATATACAGGCATTAAACGACGAAGATAAAGCTTTAAAAGAACAAACTGATGCTTTTGAAGCTTTTTTAGTTAAAAGTGTTTTGGATATTTCTTTAAAACAAGAAAATTCTTTATTTGGAAAAGATGCAAGTGATGAAATTTATTCATCTATGTATAATGATACCATGAGTAAAGCATTAAGCGGGGGGTTAGGTTTTTCAAAATTATTATTTGATTATTTAAAAGAAAGGGGTTAA
- a CDS encoding flagellar basal body P-ring protein FlgI — translation MRILFLNLVLSLSVFAATIKELTNVVGVRDNQLIGYGLVVGLNGSGDGTSSEFTLQSISNMLQGMNVKISPGDIKSKNTAAVMVTAKLPAFARSGDKLDVSVASLGDAKSLQGGTLLMTALKGVDGEIYAVAQGSLAIGGLSPRPGAAGTHSTSANVINGAVVEREIPQNFSQSEDLILSLKEADFKTANNIERVLNAIFDTDIAKALDSRTIKLTKPEEFSHVEFMARVLEQDIAYTPESKVIIDERTGTIVAGVNIEVEPILITHKDITIKIDPNNTVALGQNEIDMKDGGILDPVSNTLKITNNKTTVANIARMLNKLGAAPNDIIAIMQNLKRAGAISAELEVI, via the coding sequence ATGAGAATATTATTTTTGAACTTAGTGCTAAGCCTAAGCGTTTTTGCAGCTACTATTAAAGAACTTACCAATGTAGTAGGTGTTAGAGATAACCAACTTATAGGATATGGTTTGGTTGTTGGCTTAAATGGAAGCGGAGATGGTACAAGTAGCGAATTTACTCTACAATCTATTTCAAATATGCTTCAAGGTATGAATGTAAAAATTAGCCCAGGCGATATAAAATCAAAAAATACAGCGGCGGTAATGGTTACAGCAAAACTTCCTGCTTTTGCAAGAAGTGGCGATAAACTTGATGTAAGTGTAGCTTCTTTAGGTGATGCTAAATCTTTACAAGGTGGAACCTTGCTTATGACAGCTTTAAAAGGAGTTGATGGAGAAATTTATGCAGTAGCTCAAGGCTCTTTAGCTATAGGTGGACTTAGTCCAAGACCGGGTGCAGCAGGAACACACTCAACCTCAGCAAATGTTATTAATGGTGCAGTAGTAGAAAGAGAAATTCCTCAAAATTTTAGTCAAAGCGAAGATTTAATTTTAAGCCTAAAAGAAGCAGATTTTAAAACAGCTAATAATATAGAAAGAGTTTTAAATGCTATTTTTGATACAGATATAGCAAAAGCTTTGGATTCTAGAACTATAAAATTAACAAAACCTGAAGAATTTTCTCATGTTGAGTTTATGGCAAGAGTATTAGAACAAGATATAGCTTATACTCCAGAAAGCAAAGTGATCATTGATGAAAGAACTGGAACTATAGTAGCAGGAGTAAATATAGAAGTTGAACCTATATTAATTACTCATAAAGATATCACTATAAAAATCGATCCAAATAATACCGTAGCTTTAGGACAAAATGAAATCGATATGAAAGATGGTGGTATTTTAGATCCAGTATCTAATACTTTAAAAATCACGAACAATAAAACAACAGTAGCAAACATAGCTAGAATGCTAAATAAACTTGGAGCAGCACCAAATGATATCATAGCTATTATGCAAAATCTAAAAAGAGCTGGTGCTATCAGCGCTGAATTAGAGGTAATATAA
- a CDS encoding RsmD family RNA methyltransferase — protein sequence MHKTQEYQSVKDFLKNYKEDKKTSSKKQAQKIYTTIESGIYKGKKILLPNLDTTRSTKSIVKSCVFNVLRFSLQDKVFIEAFGGSALMALEARSNGCLKSYAIEKDKKAYEIALKNTSNIDQNTICFNDDTFKKTPQIIQNSKEDIILYLDPPFDIREGFFDIYEKTLKLIENIKNSNVKIIIIEHHSTFKTPAKIQNYKKTKEKKFGSTTLSFYSFI from the coding sequence ATGCATAAAACACAAGAATATCAAAGCGTAAAAGATTTTTTAAAAAATTACAAAGAAGATAAAAAAACAAGCTCAAAAAAACAAGCTCAAAAAATTTACACCACCATAGAAAGTGGAATCTATAAAGGTAAAAAAATTTTACTTCCTAATCTAGATACCACAAGAAGCACCAAAAGTATAGTAAAATCTTGTGTTTTTAATGTTTTGCGTTTTTCTTTACAAGATAAGGTTTTCATAGAAGCCTTTGGAGGAAGTGCTTTAATGGCATTAGAAGCAAGAAGTAATGGTTGTTTAAAAAGTTATGCGATAGAAAAAGATAAAAAAGCTTATGAAATCGCTTTAAAAAACACTTCCAATATTGATCAAAACACCATTTGCTTTAATGATGATACTTTTAAAAAAACCCCTCAAATTATTCAAAATTCCAAAGAAGATATTATTTTATATCTTGATCCGCCCTTTGATATTAGAGAAGGTTTTTTTGATATTTATGAAAAAACTTTAAAATTGATAGAAAATATAAAAAATTCAAATGTTAAAATCATCATCATAGAACATCACAGCACTTTTAAAACTCCAGCTAAAATACAAAATTACAAAAAAACAAAAGAAAAAAAATTCGGTTCAACTACTCTAAGTTTTTACTCCTTTATATAA
- a CDS encoding DUF5644 domain-containing protein, producing MQITLKIFRFDKDSDYLAYYKPYVYDSKNFKSIYDVLSQIKKDDIYFDFEENPESCIKVNQVTIRQRRDLNNIIERFGKELTIEPLDTKRATKDLIMDKSDFLEKLELFKGLIDIHDIELYKQYDFLYYTSEVREFLPEYLGDSFFIFAYKMLLKYPEKAPQFLKLVADEEKGIYYHTKFKNFISSNELDYESYIKELKVMLVKSGLARSIF from the coding sequence ATGCAAATAACTTTAAAAATTTTTCGTTTTGATAAAGATAGTGATTATTTAGCTTATTATAAACCTTATGTTTATGATAGTAAAAATTTTAAAAGTATTTATGATGTTTTAAGTCAAATTAAAAAAGATGACATATATTTTGATTTTGAAGAAAACCCGGAAAGTTGTATTAAAGTCAATCAAGTTACAATCAGACAAAGAAGAGATTTAAATAATATCATAGAAAGATTTGGTAAAGAACTTACCATAGAACCACTTGATACTAAAAGAGCGACCAAAGATTTAATCATGGATAAAAGTGATTTTTTGGAAAAACTCGAACTTTTTAAAGGACTTATTGATATACACGATATAGAGCTTTATAAACAATATGATTTTTTATATTATACAAGCGAAGTTAGGGAATTTTTACCTGAATATCTTGGCGATAGCTTTTTTATATTTGCTTATAAAATGCTACTTAAATATCCAGAAAAAGCACCTCAATTTTTAAAATTAGTCGCAGATGAAGAAAAAGGAATTTATTATCACACAAAATTTAAAAATTTTATTTCTTCAAATGAGCTTGATTATGAATCTTATATTAAAGAATTAAAAGTTATGCTTGTAAAATCAGGCCTTGCAAGAAGTATTTTTTAA
- a CDS encoding thiamine-phosphate kinase gives MDKEKFIINAFANSINGDDGAIIDGYCYSKDLFCEDVHFKRSWMSLEQVGAKAMLVNISDAIAMNATPKYALLGLSLPKCLEMKQVKALQKGLLDSAKEFGVQIIGGDTIADNKINISITIISKVNKRAIFRKDLKKGDLLAFSGKLGESLKGLNILFRGGKLHSKHRFIKPNLRQKFFYDIAKKVRVSMDISDGLNKDLSRILFQNQLSAKFFKKLDKFSLNSAEEYEILFAFDKKHKAFIQNMAKKHRVKLNIFAKTTTGRYKFYGREHHF, from the coding sequence ATGGATAAAGAAAAATTTATTATCAATGCCTTTGCTAATTCTATCAATGGAGATGATGGGGCAATTATCGATGGATATTGTTATTCTAAAGATTTATTTTGCGAAGACGTGCATTTTAAACGTTCTTGGATGAGTTTAGAGCAAGTTGGTGCAAAGGCTATGCTTGTTAATATTTCTGATGCAATTGCTATGAATGCTACACCAAAATACGCTCTTTTAGGGCTTTCTTTACCAAAATGTTTAGAAATGAAACAAGTTAAAGCTTTGCAAAAAGGATTGCTAGATAGTGCAAAAGAATTTGGAGTGCAAATTATAGGTGGAGATACCATAGCGGATAATAAAATCAATATTAGCATAACTATTATTTCTAAGGTAAATAAAAGGGCTATTTTTAGAAAAGATTTGAAAAAAGGAGATTTGCTTGCTTTTAGTGGGAAATTAGGCGAGAGTTTAAAAGGTTTAAATATATTATTTCGCGGTGGAAAATTGCATTCTAAACATCGTTTTATAAAACCAAATTTGAGACAAAAATTTTTTTATGATATAGCAAAAAAAGTTAGAGTGAGTATGGATATTTCAGATGGTTTAAACAAAGACTTATCAAGAATATTGTTTCAAAATCAACTTAGTGCAAAATTTTTTAAAAAATTAGATAAATTTAGCTTAAATAGTGCAGAAGAATATGAAATTTTGTTTGCTTTTGATAAAAAACATAAAGCATTTATACAAAATATGGCAAAAAAACATAGAGTTAAACTGAATATTTTTGCAAAAACAACAACAGGAAGGTATAAATTTTATGGAAGAGAACATCATTTTTAA
- the truD gene encoding tRNA pseudouridine(13) synthase TruD, which translates to MNFMEENIIFKPLYTLKHSPINVHFSKNSNDFVVREKPLYEFSGKGEHLILHIQKKDLSTSEALRILSEQSGVKMKDFGYSGLKDKQGLTFQYISMPKKFEESLKKFKHDKMKILETFYHDNKLRIGHLKGNSFFIRLKKVSKVDALKIEQAFKNIQEQGFANYFGYQRFGKFQDNFSQGLEILKGKKIKNKKMQEFLISAFQSELFNRYLSKRVELSHFINDFSEKEIKQIYNLEKEEIKSLKNQKQFFKLLKGEVLGHYPFGKCFICEDLLSEVERFNQKDISTMGLLIGSKAYESNEGLAKKLEDEIFSFAYEFKNKMQGSRRFMWSYLQDCKSYYDEEKAHFTLEFFLQKGSYATVILEEILHTDIFEQTHNI; encoded by the coding sequence ATAAATTTTATGGAAGAGAACATCATTTTTAAACCCTTATATACTTTAAAACATAGTCCAATAAATGTACATTTTTCAAAAAATAGTAATGATTTTGTAGTAAGAGAAAAGCCTTTATATGAATTTAGCGGCAAAGGCGAACATTTAATTTTACATATACAAAAAAAAGATCTTAGCACTAGTGAGGCTTTGAGAATTTTAAGTGAGCAAAGCGGTGTCAAAATGAAAGATTTTGGCTATAGTGGCTTAAAAGATAAACAAGGTTTAACTTTTCAATATATTTCTATGCCTAAAAAATTTGAAGAGAGTTTAAAAAAATTTAAACATGATAAGATGAAAATTTTAGAAACTTTTTATCATGATAATAAACTTAGAATAGGGCATTTAAAAGGAAACTCATTTTTTATAAGATTAAAAAAAGTTTCAAAAGTAGATGCTTTAAAAATAGAACAAGCTTTTAAAAACATCCAAGAACAAGGTTTTGCTAATTATTTTGGATATCAGCGTTTTGGAAAATTTCAAGACAATTTTTCACAAGGACTAGAAATTTTAAAAGGCAAAAAAATCAAAAATAAAAAAATGCAAGAATTTTTAATTTCTGCCTTTCAAAGCGAACTTTTTAATAGATATTTGAGCAAAAGGGTGGAATTGTCACATTTTATTAATGACTTTAGTGAAAAAGAAATAAAACAAATTTATAATTTAGAAAAAGAAGAAATCAAAAGTTTAAAAAATCAAAAGCAGTTTTTTAAACTTTTAAAGGGTGAAGTTTTAGGACATTATCCTTTTGGTAAATGTTTTATATGTGAAGATTTACTAAGTGAAGTAGAAAGATTTAATCAAAAAGATATTAGCACAATGGGTCTTTTAATAGGCTCTAAAGCTTATGAATCAAATGAAGGTCTAGCTAAAAAATTAGAAGATGAGATTTTTTCTTTTGCATATGAGTTTAAAAATAAAATGCAAGGTTCAAGACGCTTTATGTGGTCTTATTTACAAGATTGCAAAAGTTATTATGATGAAGAAAAAGCTCATTTTACTTTGGAGTTTTTCTTGCAAAAAGGCTCGTATGCCACAGTGATTTTAGAAGAAATTTTACATACAGATATCTTTGAACAAACTCATAATATATAA
- a CDS encoding DUF2325 domain-containing protein — MSVLVIGADEITPIKAVLTNLGAKSIEHWDARNENRVNRKPIPQNTECIVMLTSFLNHNTMKKIKTEAKKRNIPLVCAKRSVSCVYCEYCKVFGLDQTYECAKKA; from the coding sequence ATGTCAGTTTTGGTTATCGGAGCAGATGAAATAACCCCAATAAAAGCAGTTTTGACAAACCTAGGTGCAAAAAGCATAGAGCATTGGGATGCTAGAAATGAAAATAGGGTAAATAGAAAACCCATTCCACAAAATACCGAATGTATAGTTATGCTTACTAGTTTTTTAAATCATAATACTATGAAAAAAATTAAAACAGAGGCAAAAAAACGCAATATACCTTTAGTTTGTGCTAAACGCAGTGTAAGTTGCGTGTATTGTGAATACTGTAAGGTTTTTGGACTTGATCAAACCTATGAGTGCGCAAAGAAGGCTTAG
- the fldA gene encoding flavodoxin FldA, producing the protein MSIAVIYGSSMGNTEGAANMIAQKLGISDVLNIADIDAEKINSYDKLICGTSTWGSGDFQDDWDGFDFSALNLSGKTVAVFGMGDSESYSDTYCSAMGKLAQALKTAGANLVGAVSTGGYTFESSEAVEGDKFVGLALDNDNHEDLTESRIDAWLEQIKPSFS; encoded by the coding sequence ATGTCAATAGCAGTAATTTATGGTAGTTCAATGGGTAATACCGAAGGTGCGGCAAACATGATCGCTCAAAAATTAGGAATTTCAGATGTATTAAATATCGCAGATATTGATGCAGAGAAAATTAATTCTTATGATAAATTAATTTGCGGAACTTCTACTTGGGGAAGTGGTGATTTTCAAGATGATTGGGATGGTTTTGATTTTTCAGCTTTAAATCTTAGCGGTAAAACTGTTGCGGTTTTTGGTATGGGAGATAGTGAAAGCTATTCAGACACATATTGCAGTGCCATGGGAAAACTTGCTCAAGCTTTAAAAACAGCAGGTGCAAATTTGGTAGGTGCTGTTTCTACAGGTGGTTATACTTTTGAATCAAGTGAAGCCGTAGAAGGTGATAAGTTTGTAGGACTAGCATTAGATAATGATAATCATGAGGATTTAACAGAAAGTAGAATTGATGCTTGGTTAGAGCAAATCAAACCTTCTTTTTCTTAA
- a CDS encoding methyl-accepting chemotaxis protein has translation MEQIIISLIAIFITLIFIRMIISYNLKPIAIISSGLHNFFNYLNHKDSHSYPIKLKTQDEFGKMAEEINENIEIIKEALNKDAKAIEESVNIAKKIEAGELDLHISSHANNPQIQELMKVLNNMLLTLQRKIGSNLNEILAVFDSYKHLDFTATINAPKGDIEKAINSLGDEIKNMLTQSLHQGELLKQKAEALKQSMQELTNDATHQTSSLQESARALEQMNSAMSEISIKTQDVVKQSNDIKNVTTVISDIADQINLLALNAAIEAARAGEHGRGFAVVADEVRNLAERTQKSLGEIEANTNILVQSINEMGEAIKEEADDISQINESVATIEKLTQQNSQTAMQTNAIANEVDSLAQDMLSETKKRKF, from the coding sequence ATGGAACAAATTATTATTTCCTTGATTGCTATTTTTATCACTTTGATTTTTATTAGAATGATTATTTCTTACAATCTTAAACCAATTGCAATCATTTCATCGGGATTACATAATTTTTTTAATTATTTAAATCACAAAGATTCTCACTCTTATCCTATTAAACTTAAAACTCAAGATGAATTTGGAAAAATGGCAGAAGAAATTAACGAAAACATTGAGATCATTAAAGAAGCTCTAAACAAAGATGCAAAAGCCATTGAAGAATCTGTCAATATTGCTAAAAAAATAGAAGCAGGTGAGCTTGATTTACATATTAGTTCTCATGCTAACAATCCTCAAATTCAAGAATTAATGAAAGTACTAAATAATATGCTTTTAACTTTGCAAAGAAAAATTGGTAGTAATTTAAATGAAATTTTAGCTGTATTTGATAGTTACAAACACTTAGATTTTACAGCTACTATTAATGCGCCAAAAGGCGATATTGAAAAAGCTATAAATTCTCTTGGAGATGAAATAAAAAACATGCTTACACAATCACTTCACCAAGGAGAATTACTCAAACAAAAGGCCGAAGCACTCAAACAAAGCATGCAAGAACTTACAAATGATGCTACACATCAAACCTCATCACTGCAAGAAAGTGCAAGAGCTTTAGAACAAATGAACTCGGCTATGAGTGAAATTTCCATTAAAACACAAGATGTAGTAAAACAAAGCAATGATATCAAAAATGTAACTACAGTAATTTCAGATATAGCAGATCAAATTAATCTACTTGCATTAAATGCAGCTATTGAAGCAGCACGTGCAGGTGAACATGGACGTGGCTTTGCTGTTGTTGCTGATGAAGTTAGAAACCTAGCAGAAAGAACTCAAAAGTCTTTAGGTGAAATAGAAGCTAATACTAATATCTTAGTTCAATCTATTAATGAAATGGGTGAAGCCATAAAAGAAGAGGCGGATGATATTAGTCAAATTAATGAATCAGTAGCTACTATAGAAAAACTCACACAACAAAACTCTCAAACAGCTATGCAGACTAATGCTATTGCAAATGAAGTAGATTCTTTAGCACAAGATATGCTAAGTGAAACTAAAAAAAGAAAATTTTAA
- a CDS encoding pyridoxine 5'-phosphate oxidase family protein encodes MDERIKNFIHSQKLLNLSMLDEDGGVYCASCYYAFDDKNLALIFASEEHTKHIQLAYKSPKVAVNIALDTDIINLIKGVQIKALFQKATKEQERIYYKKFPFAKLAQACIFALNIQWTKYTDNKILLSKKLEFYI; translated from the coding sequence ATGGATGAAAGAATTAAAAATTTTATACATTCACAAAAACTTTTAAATTTAAGTATGCTTGATGAGGATGGTGGAGTATATTGTGCAAGCTGTTATTATGCTTTTGATGATAAAAATTTAGCTTTAATTTTTGCTAGTGAAGAACATACCAAACATATTCAACTTGCCTATAAATCCCCTAAAGTAGCAGTTAATATAGCGCTAGATACAGACATTATTAATCTCATTAAAGGAGTACAAATCAAAGCTCTTTTTCAAAAAGCCACCAAAGAGCAAGAAAGAATATACTATAAAAAATTTCCCTTTGCAAAACTTGCACAAGCTTGTATTTTCGCTTTAAATATACAATGGACAAAATACACTGATAATAAAATTTTACTTTCCAAAAAATTAGAATTTTATATTTAA
- a CDS encoding EI24 domain-containing protein produces MNILYLSLQDFLSKPFLKFSTLPFLISLVIFALLVYYSYDIFFSYIEDVVSDSFMAWFFSFSIVQFSLAFLSAIGGFFIVVFASVFFTMFIISFLTPYIVKKINQKYYNHFIQREVNSLEILLKTFKFLLISCVLFVVATFLLIIPFVSIVIYYGVFYYLFHKLLLLDVLSNVLDKNNFDDFYKNSSPLYFKIITLVFFALSSIPLLGLFLQVFYVIFLTHLSYQKILKLKANNNG; encoded by the coding sequence ATGAATATACTATACCTAAGCTTGCAAGATTTTCTTAGTAAGCCTTTTTTAAAATTCTCAACTTTGCCTTTTTTAATCAGCTTGGTTATTTTTGCCCTACTAGTGTATTATAGTTATGATATATTTTTTTCTTATATTGAAGATGTAGTTAGTGATTCTTTTATGGCTTGGTTTTTTAGCTTTTCTATAGTGCAATTTTCACTTGCATTTTTAAGCGCTATAGGAGGATTTTTTATAGTAGTATTTGCCTCTGTATTTTTTACTATGTTTATAATTTCCTTTTTAACTCCTTATATAGTCAAAAAAATCAACCAAAAATACTACAATCATTTCATACAAAGAGAAGTAAATTCTTTAGAAATTTTACTTAAAACATTCAAATTTTTACTCATCTCATGCGTATTATTTGTAGTAGCTACTTTCTTATTAATTATACCTTTTGTTAGTATTGTGATTTATTATGGAGTATTTTATTATTTATTTCACAAACTTTTATTGCTAGATGTATTAAGTAATGTCTTAGATAAAAATAATTTTGATGATTTTTATAAAAATTCATCACCATTATACTTTAAAATTATCACTTTAGTCTTTTTTGCTTTATCGAGCATACCTTTACTTGGTTTATTTTTACAAGTATTTTATGTAATATTCTTAACTCACTTAAGTTATCAAAAAATTTTAAAACTTAAAGCCAATAACAATGGATGA